A part of Streptomyces sp. NBC_01497 genomic DNA contains:
- a CDS encoding amidase produces the protein MDATTATAAATAVARTLDAIRRLDPGIEAFVPEADRPGRLAREAAAVTERFAGAGTLPGLYGVPVGVKDIVRVDGLDTRAGSALPPAALAGRQALVVDRLRAAGALVAGKTVTAEFAVLAPGPTRNPRNPAHTPGGSSSGSAAAVAAGMVPLAVGTQTVGSMIRPAAYCGVVGFKPTFGRIPVDGVIANAPSFDTLGVFAPDVAGAGRAAAVLCDNWDRTAEPAPRPPVFGIPRGPYLERADAEALAAFEQQVQRLRAAGFAVRDVPLMADFERVVAQLYVMNRYEVARTHARWFAEYGGLYRPETAKAIREGHAIGQDAYDRARAEKAGFAARLTDATVSAGIDVWLAPAATGPAPRGLATTGGSVMCLPWSNAGWPSLTIPAGATADGLPLGLQLVSPAGTDERLLGWGSAAESALAAA, from the coding sequence ATGGACGCGACGACAGCCACGGCAGCGGCTACGGCGGTGGCCCGGACACTCGACGCGATCAGGCGGCTCGATCCGGGGATCGAGGCGTTCGTACCCGAAGCCGACCGGCCCGGACGGCTGGCCCGGGAGGCGGCGGCCGTCACGGAACGCTTCGCGGGGGCGGGGACCCTGCCCGGGCTGTACGGGGTGCCCGTGGGGGTGAAGGACATCGTGCGGGTGGACGGCCTCGACACGCGCGCCGGGTCGGCGCTGCCGCCCGCGGCCCTCGCGGGCCGGCAGGCGCTCGTGGTCGACCGCTTGAGGGCGGCCGGCGCCCTGGTGGCCGGCAAGACGGTGACGGCGGAGTTCGCCGTGCTGGCCCCGGGACCGACCCGGAACCCCCGCAACCCCGCCCACACACCAGGCGGTTCGAGCAGTGGGTCGGCGGCGGCCGTGGCGGCGGGGATGGTGCCGCTCGCCGTGGGCACCCAGACCGTGGGATCCATGATCCGGCCCGCGGCGTACTGCGGAGTGGTGGGTTTCAAGCCGACATTCGGGCGTATCCCGGTCGACGGTGTGATCGCGAACGCGCCGAGCTTCGACACGCTCGGTGTGTTCGCGCCGGATGTGGCGGGCGCCGGGCGGGCCGCGGCGGTGCTCTGCGACAACTGGGACCGGACCGCCGAACCGGCCCCGCGCCCACCGGTGTTCGGGATCCCGAGGGGCCCGTACCTGGAGCGTGCGGACGCGGAGGCGCTGGCCGCGTTCGAGCAGCAGGTCCAGCGGCTGCGCGCGGCCGGGTTCGCGGTGCGCGACGTGCCGCTCATGGCGGACTTCGAGCGGGTGGTGGCCCAGCTCTACGTCATGAACCGCTACGAGGTGGCGCGTACGCACGCGAGGTGGTTCGCCGAGTACGGCGGCCTGTACCGCCCCGAGACGGCGAAGGCGATCCGGGAGGGCCACGCCATCGGCCAGGACGCGTACGACCGCGCGCGGGCGGAGAAGGCCGGGTTCGCCGCGCGCCTGACGGACGCGACCGTGTCGGCGGGCATCGACGTCTGGCTCGCTCCGGCCGCCACGGGACCCGCCCCGCGCGGCCTCGCCACGACGGGCGGCTCCGTCATGTGCCTGCCGTGGAGCAACGCGGGCTGGCCGTCGCTCACGATCCCGGCCGGCGCCACGGCGGACGGGCTCCCGCTGGGCCTGCAACTGGTGTCACCGGCCGGCACGGACGAGCGGCTGCTCGGCTGGGGCAGCGCGGCGGAGTCCGCCCTCGCCGCTGCCTGA